CGAGTTGACGAGGCAGACTTCGCTTAGAAGCCCTGACAAAACCGGGTGAATCACATCACATCCTGGTGGAGGATACGGAAGCAGATGACACAGGCCGCCAGGGTCGTCCAGGCGTCCCGGATCACCCCCAGCCGGTCGTACCGCACCCGCATCCGCCGCAGGCCCTTGATCCAGCCGATCGTCCGCTCCACCACCCAGCGGACCTTGCCCAGCCCGCTGCCGTGCGGTGTCCGACGCTTGGCGATGTGCGGCTCGATGCCCATCCAACGCAGTAACGCCCTCGTCCCCTCGCTGTCGTAGCCCCGGTCGGCATACAGGTCATCCGGCAACTGCTTCGGCCTGCCCGGTTTGCCGGCGACGCTCGGGAAGTCGAGCACCAGCGGGATGATCTGGCGGTGGTCGCTCTCGTTGGCCCCGGCGGTGCGGATCGCCAGCGGCACTCCGGTGCGACTGACCATCACCGTGTGCTTCGTGCCCTTCCTGCTGCGGTCGACGGGGCTCGGGCCGGTCGCCTCGCCGCCGCCGGAGGCCCGCACCGTCACGCCGTCGACGACCACCGTGTCGGTCTCCAGCTTGCCAGCCTTGCGGAGCAGCCTCAGCAGGTCGGCATGGAGGCGGTCCCAGATGCCGGCCTCCTCCCAGGCCCGCAGCCGGCGATGGGCGGTGCGACCTGAGCAGCCGAGTTCC
This Tautonia plasticadhaerens DNA region includes the following protein-coding sequences:
- a CDS encoding IS5 family transposase, whose amino-acid sequence is MASAHMPDEFFDLVAHHLPPEPAIGPYGGRPPIGHRVALRVIWFVLATGNRWEDVPQELGCSGRTAHRRLRAWEEAGIWDRLHADLLRLLRKAGKLETDTVVVDGVTVRASGGGEATGPSPVDRSRKGTKHTVMVSRTGVPLAIRTAGANESDHRQIIPLVLDFPSVAGKPGRPKQLPDDLYADRGYDSEGTRALLRWMGIEPHIAKRRTPHGSGLGKVRWVVERTIGWIKGLRRMRVRYDRLGVIRDAWTTLAACVICFRILHQDVM